The Candidatus Paracaedibacteraceae bacterium DNA window ATAAAAAGGCTGTAATTTTAGAAAAAGATTTGATAATTTTTCTAAATGACGTATTCAATAGATTTGTGTATAAAAGTATTTGAGGTAAAAGCAAGAGAAGGTTTTACCTACGAGGAAACAGTAAAATATTTTGGGATAGGAAAAACGACATTAGTAAGATAGCATCGAATGCTATCCCCTTTACTGAGTCGTAATAAACCTGCCACAGCTATTAACATGGATCTCTTGAAACAAGATGTGGAGAAGTAACCGGATTCGTACCAATATGAGCGAGCAGAACGATTCAAGGTTAGTCAAATGTGCATTCACTATACCCTTAAACGATTAGGTGTTTCCTATAAAAAAACTCTAAACCACCCAAGGATGAATCCCGAAAAGCAGTCTATGTTTTGCCAAACAATTGAGGAGTTAAGAAAGGATGAACTTCCTTTAGTCTTCATAGATGAAAGCGGTTTTACCCATGATGTGCCTCGTACACATGGCCATTCATCGAAAGGACAGAAATGTTTTTGCCGCCCTATTCCCCAGATCCCAATCCTATCAAGAAAAAATGGGCTCAAGCAAAAAATTAAGACGTACAACAGGACTTTCACTAGAACAACTCTTTTTAACGACTGATTTATAAATGGTTTATTTTTTTTGACTACAAATCAATAAATACAGAGGGCTGAGTAAAAATGAAGTTTACTCATTTTGCTGGGCTCCGGGTCATACCTAGATAAAGTTCCTTGATTCCATGACCTCAAATCAAGGCTGCCAAGCACTCTCCTTTAAAATAAAAATTACAATTATTGTTTTTTCGACTATATTTGAGACATAAGAATGGAGGGACTTATGTCAAAAATTATCGTTGCTAACTGGAAAATGAATGGATCATTTGATTTTATTGATTCTTTTTTCTCAAACTTTACAGCTCCAAGTAAAAATCAACTGATCGTTTGCCCACCCTTTCCATATTTACCTCTTATCAAGAAAAAAAACGTCACTGTCGGTGCCCAAAACTGCAGCCAACATCTATCAGGAGCCTTTACAGGTGAGGTTGCACCCACAATGCTCAAAGATATTGGATGCGACTATGTTATCTTAGGTCATTCTGAACGTCGTCAATATCACCATGAATCAAATGAATTAATCCGCGCAAAATCAAATACAGCACTAGACGCTGGCATTATCCCAATTATTTGTGTTGGTGAATCAAAAGAAATCCGCGAATCCGGTCATCATATTGAGACCGTCCTAAATCAGGCAAAAGAATCTATCCCAACTCAGTCAGAGAATTTTATGCTTGCCTACGAACCTGTCTGGGCAATTGGCACAGGACTCACTGCATCAGAAGACAACATCGCAGAAATGCACACCGCGTTACGTCAACTCTTACCGACCATACCCCTTCTCTACGGAGGATCCGTCAATAAGGAAAACTCACAGTCTATCATGTCAATCCTAAATGTAGATGGTGTCCTGGTTGGCGGAGCAAGCCTAAAACCAGATGATTTGATGGCAATCGCAAATTTCTAATATGATTCTGAAGTTACGCCAAGAGAACAAATATCATTTCGTTTGCGCCTCAGGTAAAGATATGGTATATCTGATTCTATGTATTAATTTCAGAGGTCGAACTATGACTATCTTATTGTTTATTCACGTTGTAATCACGGTCGCATTGATCGGTGTAATTCTGCTACAAAAAAGCGATGGTAGTGGTATGGGCCTTGGTGGCAATCCAACAAGCAGCATGTTTTCTGCTCGTGGCGCAGCAAACCTTTTAACACGTGCAACAGCTGTTCTTGCAACCCTGTTTTTCATAAACGCAATTTTGATGGCTGCAATTTCAAAGCACCAATCACATTCTGTTGATAAAATCTTAGGGGAGGCACCTGCCCAACCTTCGATTCCGACAGACAACTCAAACTAACAAATCAAAGGGGGCAATAGCCCCCTAAAAAATTGGTATCAGAGATTTAAGTATGGCTAAATTTATATTTGTAACGGGTGGCGTCGTCTCGTCATTAGGAAAAGGTCTTGCCGCATCTGCCTTGGCTGCAGTTCTTCAGGCACGTGGGTTTAAAACCCGTCTTCGCAAACTTGACCCCTACCTTAACGTTGACCCAGGAACCATGAGCCCCTATCAGCACGGTGAAGTTTTTGTCACGGATGATGGTACTGAATCCGACTTGGATCTTGGTCATTATGAACGCTTCACAGGCGTTAGCGCTAAAAGAACAGACAGTATTACCACAGGAAAAATTTATTCAGCCGTCTTGGCCAAAGAACGTCGTGGTGACTATCTAGGTGCCACCGTCCAAGTTGTCCCCCACATTATCGACGAGATAAAAACATTCGTCACAAGCGACATTACGGATGAAGATTTTGTAATCTGTGAAATTGGTGGCACTGTTGGGGATATCGAAAGCCTTCCCTTTCTCGAGACAATCCGACAATTAGGAAATGACTTGGGACGCGAGAACTGCATGTACATCCATGTAACGCTACTTCCCTATATTGCTGCAGCTGGTGAAATCAAGACAAAGCCAACACAACATTCCGTGAAAGAATTGTTAAGCGTGGGAATTCAACCAGATTTGCTTCTCTGCCGATCGGACCGCGAAATTCCAGAAGATGCCCGTCGCAAACTAGGCCTATTCTGCAATGTTAAAGCTGAACGCGTCATCGAAGCAAGCGACCTTAAGTCTATTTACGAAGCACCACTTGTCTACCATGCGAATGGTTTAGACACCGAAGTTTGTAAATACTTCAAGATTGACGCAAAAGAACCGGACCTTTCCATCTGGAAAGAGATCGTCCGACGTATCCATAACCCTGAAGGCATGGTGACGATCGCTATCGTTGGAAAATATGTCCAATTACTGGACGCCTATAAATCTCTGATTCAATCATTAACCCACGCCGGAATTGCACACAACGTCAAAGTAAACCTCAAATGGGTTGATTCTGAACTAACGGATCAAGTCTCAGAACAACTCAAAGGCGTACAAGCCATTCTGGTTCCCGGTGGCTTTGGAAACCGTGGTGTAGAAGGTAAACTCGAAGCAGTTCGTTTTGCTCGTGAAAACAAAATCCCTTATTTTGGCATCTGTTTTGGCATGCAACTCGCTGTGCTTGAAACGGTGCGAAACGTCTTGGGCATCAAGACGGCAAACTCAACAGAACTGGATGCAACCACACCAGAACCCGTGATTGGTCTCATGACAGAATGGATGGATGGTGAAACTTTGCAAAAACGTCAAAAAAATAGCAATATGGGCGGAACTATGCGCCTTGGTGCTTATGACTGCACCCTATCACCGACGTCAAGAATAGCTGAACTTTATGGATCCCATAAAATTTCTGAACGCCATCGCCATCGTTATGAAGTCAATACAGCCTACAAGGATCGCATTGAAGCAACAGGACTGAAGTTTGTTGGCATGTCCCCCGAGGGAGACCTTCCTGAAGTTGTGGAACTCCAAGATCACCCGTGGTTCATTGGCGTTCAGTTCCACCCTGAATTTAAATCCAGACCGTTTGCACCTCACCCCCTATTTATGGGGTTTGTGGGTGCAGCTATGAATAATCTAAAACTAAACCTCAACGCATAGAAAGAAAATAAATGACACACCATGTAAAAATTGGAAATATCACATTTGGCAATGATTTGCCGTTTGTTTTGCTCGCAGGACCTTGTGTTTTAGAAAGCCGAGAACATGCGTTAATGATGGCAGGCACCCTTAAGGAAATCACGGATCGCGTCGGAATTCCTTTTATCTATAAGACGTCATTTGATAAAGCAAATCGTACTTCCATCAATGGGATCCGCGGTATGGGATTAGAAGCTGCTCTACCGATTTTCAAAGAAATCAAAGAAACTTTTGGCTGTCCTGTTATAACAGACGTGCACTCTCCTGAACAATGTGCTGCTGTTGCAGAGGCCGTTGATATCTTGCAAATCCCGGCATTCTTATGCCGTCAAACAGACTTACTTCAAGCCGCAGCAGAAACCGGAAAAGTGATCAACGTTAAAAAAGGACAATTCCTTGCCCCATGGGATATGGTCAACGTTGTGAAAAAGATCGAAGGATTTGGCAACACCAATATTCTACAATGTGAACGCGGTGTTTCCTTTGGATATAACACTCTTGTCTCTGACATGCGTTCCCTTGCCATTATGGCGCAGAATAACTATCCCGTTGTTTATGATGCAACTCACTCTGTTCAGCAACCGGGCGGCGCAGGTGCATCATCAGGCGGTGATCGTCAATTCGTTCCTGTCTTAGCCAAGGCAGCTGTTTCTGTTGGCGTGGCTGCTGTCTTCATGGAAACGCACCAAGATCCGGATAACGCACCAAGTGATGGGCCAAACATGGTAAAACTCCATGACATGGAAGCTTTATTGACCAAGCTCAAGAAGTTTGATCAACTCGCAAAGGCAAACTAATAACACCTTCTCCCCTTGAGGAAAGGGTTAAAATCACCTTCATTCAAAAGAGTATTTCAAGCATGGATACAACTCTTGTTGCATCACTCGTAACTTATCTGCAAGGGACAAGCGTTGAGCTTGTCTCTGTTTATTTATTTATTACCAGCATCCTGATCATCTTAGGGTTATTCCGATACCTCGGTCTTCATGGATTGTATGCGTACAACGTGATTGCAACAATTCTTGCCAACATCCAAGTCTTAAAAATATCACAATTTAAACTCTCGCCGGAACCCGTTGCTTTGGGTACCATAACCTTTGCAACCATCTTCTTGGTCAGTGATATGATTACTGAACATTACGGTAAAGAAGCCGCTAAACGTAGCATTTGGCTGAGTTTTTCCGCCCAAATCATCGTCACAGTCTTGATGATCTTAACCCTTGGTCACACGCCTGTTGCGGGAGATGCAGGGCATATTGCCATGGAAACCTTGTTTATGCCGTCTCCGCGACTCGTGATTGCAAGCCTTGTCTCTTTTGTTATCAGTCTGATGATTGACATCCAACTGTACAACGCCATTAACCGATGGACACAACACCGCTTTTTATGGCTAAGAACAAGCGCTTCAACTATTGTCGGCGCCCTTGCCGATAACATCATCTTCAGCACTTTGGCTTGGGTTATTTTATCTCCGACACCTGTATCTATTCAAACTCTTATTTATACTTACATCTTAGGAACCTATATCGCTCGGGTCCTTATCGCTATTGCCTCAACCCCTGTTATGTATCTAAGTTATTGGGTAAAACAAAAATAAATCTTATGACCAAGTTTTGTTCTACTAATGAGACGAATAACTTTTCATTTCCCATCTTAACAAAGGTATGAGATACTCTCACTGACAATTAATTAATATATTACAAATAAATGACTCAGTTTAAATTTACATTTCGCCGCCCTAATCCAAACTCACGTGCGCGTCTTGGGATTCTTGAAACACCACATGGTACTGTTGAAACACCGGCCTTTATTTTCTGCGCGACAAAAGCTGCTATTAAGGGAGTCACGCCAGAGCAAATGAAGGCCGAGGGTACTCAGTTCATTTTGTCGAACACCTATCACCTGATGTTACAACCTGGATCTGAAGTTGTGCAAAAGGCAGGCGGTCTCCATAAATTCATGGGCTGGAATGGCCCCATGTTGACGGACTCTGGCGGATTTCAGATTTTCAGTCTCGGTCATGGTTCTGTTGCCGAAGAAATCAAAGGACGACGCAATTCATCGCGCCCAAAAACAATGCTTAAGATTACTGAAGAGGGCGCAAAATTTAAGTCCTATATTAACGGTCAAACTTATATGCTGACCCCGGAAAAATCCGTCCAAGTTCAACGAGAACTAGGCCCTGACTTTGTTGTAGTTTTAGATGAATGTACCCCCTACCACGTTGACAAGCGCTATACAGCACGCTCTATGCACATGAGTCATCGTTGGGCCGTTCGCAGCATGCAAGAGTTCAATCGTCACGATGATGGCAGTCAAAAACTTTATGGCATTCTGCAAGGTGGTGTTTATGAAGACTTACGCAAGGAAGCTTGCGATTTTGTGAACAGCCACAATTTCTTTGGCCATGCCGTTGGGGGATCCCTTGGCGCCAGTAAAGATCAAATGTATGATGTTGTGGCCATGACCATGGAAAACCTAAGGGATGATCGCCCAGTTCACTTACTTGGAATTGGCGGTGTTCAGGATATTTTCAATGGCGTTCGCCATGGGATCGATACCTTTGATTGTGTTCACCCGACTCGGCTTGCCCGTCATGGCGGTGCTTTGGTACGCCCTGAAAACAACCCCAAGCCAACCCGTGAACATATTGTCTTATCCAATAGTCAATATCGAGAAGACTATACCCCGATTGAACCGGATTGTGCCTGCAATACCTGCCAGAACTACTCAAAAGCCTATATCCACCATTTAATGAAAGCTGGTGAACTCTTAGCTTACCCGTTGATTACCGTTCATAATGTCAACTTTATGAATCGCCTGCTTGCGGCAGTACGTCACGGAATCGAGACAGGAACTTTAGATCAAATTGAAAAAGACTGGGTACCGGTAAAAAAATCTTTCTAATCTTCAAGATTTAAGATTGTTTGAGGCACTCAGCTATATAACGACATATACTAAAAGCATGAAAATTATTATTTCCGAAATCTAGACTATCAATATAATTTTTTAATTTAGCTATAATTGCGCTGGCTTGCTCTGCAGTAATATTATACCTTGCATCATTGACATTGTAATTGGTATTATGACTGAGTGTGAGAGCTTCAAGAATATGCTTAAGCGAAATGCTGTCCCCTAGGGAAACTGGTATTTTTTTAACAATATATAATACCCTCTCGTCAGCGAATCTTTCATGAGGGTAGTTCATCAAGATAGACATTACATCAAACCGATCATATTTCCAAGCAATCGTCTTCATTACCTCGACGAGCAATGAAATGGCGACGGCACTGTTCCCGGTATCAAGCGGTAATCTTCCTAGGATCTTAATCGCATCATGCTTATATTTGGGATCGCTTAGTTCT harbors:
- the tpiA gene encoding triose-phosphate isomerase, which encodes MSKIIVANWKMNGSFDFIDSFFSNFTAPSKNQLIVCPPFPYLPLIKKKNVTVGAQNCSQHLSGAFTGEVAPTMLKDIGCDYVILGHSERRQYHHESNELIRAKSNTALDAGIIPIICVGESKEIRESGHHIETVLNQAKESIPTQSENFMLAYEPVWAIGTGLTASEDNIAEMHTALRQLLPTIPLLYGGSVNKENSQSIMSILNVDGVLVGGASLKPDDLMAIANF
- the secG gene encoding preprotein translocase subunit SecG translates to MTILLFIHVVITVALIGVILLQKSDGSGMGLGGNPTSSMFSARGAANLLTRATAVLATLFFINAILMAAISKHQSHSVDKILGEAPAQPSIPTDNSN
- a CDS encoding CTP synthase, which produces MAKFIFVTGGVVSSLGKGLAASALAAVLQARGFKTRLRKLDPYLNVDPGTMSPYQHGEVFVTDDGTESDLDLGHYERFTGVSAKRTDSITTGKIYSAVLAKERRGDYLGATVQVVPHIIDEIKTFVTSDITDEDFVICEIGGTVGDIESLPFLETIRQLGNDLGRENCMYIHVTLLPYIAAAGEIKTKPTQHSVKELLSVGIQPDLLLCRSDREIPEDARRKLGLFCNVKAERVIEASDLKSIYEAPLVYHANGLDTEVCKYFKIDAKEPDLSIWKEIVRRIHNPEGMVTIAIVGKYVQLLDAYKSLIQSLTHAGIAHNVKVNLKWVDSELTDQVSEQLKGVQAILVPGGFGNRGVEGKLEAVRFARENKIPYFGICFGMQLAVLETVRNVLGIKTANSTELDATTPEPVIGLMTEWMDGETLQKRQKNSNMGGTMRLGAYDCTLSPTSRIAELYGSHKISERHRHRYEVNTAYKDRIEATGLKFVGMSPEGDLPEVVELQDHPWFIGVQFHPEFKSRPFAPHPLFMGFVGAAMNNLKLNLNA
- the kdsA gene encoding 3-deoxy-8-phosphooctulonate synthase, producing the protein MTHHVKIGNITFGNDLPFVLLAGPCVLESREHALMMAGTLKEITDRVGIPFIYKTSFDKANRTSINGIRGMGLEAALPIFKEIKETFGCPVITDVHSPEQCAAVAEAVDILQIPAFLCRQTDLLQAAAETGKVINVKKGQFLAPWDMVNVVKKIEGFGNTNILQCERGVSFGYNTLVSDMRSLAIMAQNNYPVVYDATHSVQQPGGAGASSGGDRQFVPVLAKAAVSVGVAAVFMETHQDPDNAPSDGPNMVKLHDMEALLTKLKKFDQLAKAN
- a CDS encoding queuosine precursor transporter encodes the protein MDTTLVASLVTYLQGTSVELVSVYLFITSILIILGLFRYLGLHGLYAYNVIATILANIQVLKISQFKLSPEPVALGTITFATIFLVSDMITEHYGKEAAKRSIWLSFSAQIIVTVLMILTLGHTPVAGDAGHIAMETLFMPSPRLVIASLVSFVISLMIDIQLYNAINRWTQHRFLWLRTSASTIVGALADNIIFSTLAWVILSPTPVSIQTLIYTYILGTYIARVLIAIASTPVMYLSYWVKQK
- the tgt gene encoding tRNA guanosine(34) transglycosylase Tgt, whose amino-acid sequence is MTQFKFTFRRPNPNSRARLGILETPHGTVETPAFIFCATKAAIKGVTPEQMKAEGTQFILSNTYHLMLQPGSEVVQKAGGLHKFMGWNGPMLTDSGGFQIFSLGHGSVAEEIKGRRNSSRPKTMLKITEEGAKFKSYINGQTYMLTPEKSVQVQRELGPDFVVVLDECTPYHVDKRYTARSMHMSHRWAVRSMQEFNRHDDGSQKLYGILQGGVYEDLRKEACDFVNSHNFFGHAVGGSLGASKDQMYDVVAMTMENLRDDRPVHLLGIGGVQDIFNGVRHGIDTFDCVHPTRLARHGGALVRPENNPKPTREHIVLSNSQYREDYTPIEPDCACNTCQNYSKAYIHHLMKAGELLAYPLITVHNVNFMNRLLAAVRHGIETGTLDQIEKDWVPVKKSF